In a genomic window of Myxococcus fulvus:
- a CDS encoding efflux RND transporter periplasmic adaptor subunit, with protein MKRTVLLGLLALSSACSSAAATTAPPERPPPKTLKEGVVQLAEASQAFVTVTPVQPDAGGARLQAPARVAFRDGAVSRLGAPLAGRVVGVHVRTGDVVKPGDPLVTLDCPEAAAARTAVATATAALREAESSFERERRMFDQGVSTERERLSAETRLAEARAELARAQASVGFVGTGGGTTVVLRAPLAGTVLARTATEGVSVQPGGEPLVEVGDASALWVVAEVFERDLPQVREGTRAHVTLPSLHEPLTGQVVSVGAVVTSGSRTAPVRIALDSPSKGLRPGMFGRARIDAAEASLTLPVEAVLLRNGKDSVVYVRQDARTFVRRPVVVATPVDGRVQVVSGLSAGEPVVTRGALLLDGAADQLL; from the coding sequence ATGAAAAGGACCGTGCTCCTGGGCCTGCTGGCCCTCTCCTCCGCCTGCTCCAGCGCCGCCGCGACCACCGCCCCCCCGGAGCGGCCTCCTCCCAAGACGCTGAAGGAGGGGGTGGTGCAGCTCGCCGAGGCTTCCCAGGCCTTCGTCACCGTCACCCCCGTCCAGCCCGATGCCGGCGGGGCGAGGCTCCAGGCTCCCGCGCGCGTGGCGTTCCGGGACGGGGCCGTGTCCCGGCTCGGCGCGCCGCTGGCCGGCCGCGTGGTGGGCGTGCACGTGCGCACCGGCGACGTGGTGAAGCCCGGGGACCCGCTGGTGACGCTCGACTGCCCGGAGGCCGCGGCGGCGCGCACGGCGGTGGCCACCGCGACGGCGGCGCTGCGCGAGGCGGAGTCCAGCTTCGAGCGCGAGCGGCGCATGTTCGACCAGGGCGTGAGCACGGAGCGCGAGCGGCTGTCCGCCGAGACGCGCCTGGCCGAGGCCCGCGCGGAGCTGGCCCGCGCCCAGGCCTCCGTGGGCTTCGTGGGCACCGGAGGCGGCACCACCGTCGTGCTGCGCGCGCCGCTGGCAGGCACGGTGCTCGCGCGCACCGCGACGGAGGGAGTCTCCGTGCAGCCCGGAGGCGAACCGCTGGTGGAGGTGGGCGACGCCTCCGCGCTCTGGGTGGTGGCGGAGGTGTTCGAGCGGGATTTGCCGCAGGTGCGCGAGGGGACGCGGGCGCACGTCACCCTGCCCTCGCTGCACGAGCCGCTCACGGGCCAGGTCGTCTCGGTGGGCGCGGTCGTCACGAGCGGCTCGCGCACGGCGCCGGTGCGCATCGCGCTGGACAGCCCGTCCAAGGGGCTGCGCCCGGGGATGTTCGGCCGCGCGCGCATCGACGCGGCCGAGGCCAGCCTGACGCTCCCGGTGGAGGCGGTGCTGCTGCGCAACGGGAAGGACTCGGTGGTGTACGTGCGGCAGGACGCTCGCACGTTCGTGCGCAGGCCCGTCGTCGTCGCCACGCCCGTGGATGGGCGCGTGCAGGTCGTCTCGGGACTGTCCGCGGGTGAGCCTGTCGTCACCCGGGGCGCGCTGCTGCTCGACGGCGCCGCGGACCAGCTGCTCTAG
- a CDS encoding efflux RND transporter permease subunit: protein MLRRLIEFCVRSRLPVLLLTLGIGLFGVKAYLDTPVEAFPDVTNLQVNVIAQMPGLAPEEIERQVTVPLERVLNGTPGMLQMRSESLFGLSLIFLTFDDGVDPFKARTIVGERLSNADLSDEADVRLAPEATPLGKVYQFRVLSDRHTLTETRSEMEWSIARHLRQVPGVADVLSLGGFLKEFHVQVDPSRLLAHELTLADVTEALERSNRNVGGGFLRQGDQELLIRGVGYLKGAKDVQDIVLKSEDGTPVTVGDVARVVASHTPRRGTVSHDLDMDVTEGVVLLRRGENPSTVLEGVHAKVKELNEQVLPKGMRIEPFYDRNVLVGQTLSTVHHNLLHGALLVVAVAWLFLRSMRCSLIVASVIPLALLTAFIGLRMVGLPANLISMGAIDFGILVDGAVVLVENVLHEAGVKRPRKRREMLGLILHSALDVARPTFFAMAIIIAALIPVFTLERVEGRIFRPLSLTYSFALVGALVFALTVVPALCALLLRPKDAEVKEPRLLVTLREAYARAVIWLMPRRALVFGSMAALVVLTGVVGSRVGSEFLPELDEGDINVFVEMPASISLARGADILLEVRKRLLDFPEVKEVLVEQGRPEDGTDNESVNMGKTFVRFTPTETWRDGWDKERLVREMRASLLEIPGVSFNFSQPIKDSVEEAISGVRGKVVLKVFGTDLEAMRGTLEKAVTALQDVEGVVDLGLYRDSSVPQLQVVLDRQALARVGVDVSTAQDLVETALGGKVVTELWEQERPVPVRVLLPGTEKEDESRIGDILVPTSGGGHVPLREVARLEKALGRASINREANSRTLALKFNVEGRDMGSTIQEAMATVEREVTIPEGMFFKWGGEFENQERALGRLAVIVPLSFLVVFALLYAALGSMRSAGAVLAGAPFAMCGGVLALALTGIPLSVSAAVGFITLLGQVCLASLLVVSAVDDRRKLGEALETALPRGAASRFRAVLMTALLAMLGLMPAALSSGAGSETQRPFAIVIIGGLVTAVLVSLFALPAFYSVIVGNRSPTAASEEEEEDAGASGLTHVVPAASHEAGKAEGVAA, encoded by the coding sequence ATGTTGCGACGACTCATCGAATTCTGCGTCCGCAGCCGCCTGCCGGTGTTGCTGCTGACCTTGGGCATCGGCCTGTTCGGCGTGAAGGCCTATCTGGACACGCCCGTCGAGGCGTTCCCCGACGTCACCAACCTCCAGGTCAACGTCATCGCGCAGATGCCCGGCCTCGCGCCCGAGGAGATCGAGCGCCAGGTGACGGTGCCGCTGGAGCGCGTGCTCAACGGCACCCCGGGCATGCTCCAGATGCGCAGCGAGAGCCTCTTCGGGCTGTCGCTCATCTTCCTCACCTTCGACGACGGCGTGGACCCATTCAAGGCGCGCACCATCGTCGGCGAGCGGCTGTCCAACGCGGACCTCTCCGACGAGGCCGACGTGCGGCTCGCGCCGGAGGCCACGCCCCTGGGCAAGGTGTACCAGTTCCGCGTGCTGAGCGACCGGCACACCCTCACCGAGACGCGCTCGGAGATGGAGTGGAGCATCGCGCGCCACCTGCGCCAGGTGCCCGGTGTCGCGGACGTGCTCAGCCTGGGCGGCTTCCTCAAGGAGTTCCACGTCCAGGTGGACCCGTCACGACTGCTCGCGCACGAGCTGACGCTGGCGGACGTCACCGAGGCGCTGGAGCGCTCCAACCGCAACGTGGGAGGAGGCTTCCTCCGACAGGGCGACCAGGAGCTGCTCATCCGGGGCGTGGGCTACCTCAAGGGCGCCAAGGACGTGCAGGACATCGTCCTCAAGAGCGAGGACGGCACGCCGGTGACGGTGGGTGACGTCGCGCGCGTGGTGGCCTCCCACACGCCGCGCCGGGGCACGGTGAGCCACGACCTGGACATGGACGTCACCGAGGGCGTCGTCCTGCTGCGCCGGGGAGAGAACCCCAGCACGGTGTTGGAGGGCGTGCACGCCAAGGTGAAGGAGCTCAACGAGCAGGTGCTGCCCAAGGGCATGCGCATCGAGCCGTTCTATGACCGCAACGTGCTCGTGGGCCAGACGCTGTCCACGGTGCACCACAACCTGCTGCACGGCGCGCTCCTGGTGGTCGCCGTGGCGTGGCTGTTCCTGCGCAGCATGCGCTGCTCGCTCATCGTCGCGTCCGTCATCCCGCTGGCACTGCTCACGGCCTTCATCGGCCTGCGCATGGTGGGGCTGCCCGCGAACCTCATCTCCATGGGCGCCATCGACTTCGGCATCCTCGTGGACGGCGCGGTGGTGCTGGTGGAGAACGTGCTGCACGAAGCGGGCGTGAAGCGGCCCCGGAAGCGGCGCGAGATGCTGGGGCTCATCCTGCACTCGGCGCTCGACGTGGCCCGGCCCACCTTCTTCGCCATGGCCATCATCATCGCCGCGCTCATCCCCGTCTTCACGCTGGAGCGCGTGGAGGGTCGCATCTTCCGCCCGCTGTCCCTGACCTACAGCTTCGCGCTCGTGGGGGCGCTCGTCTTCGCGCTCACGGTGGTGCCCGCGCTGTGCGCCCTGCTCTTGAGGCCCAAGGACGCCGAGGTGAAGGAGCCCAGGCTGCTCGTCACCCTGCGCGAGGCCTATGCGCGCGCGGTGATCTGGCTGATGCCGCGCCGCGCCCTGGTGTTCGGTTCCATGGCGGCGCTGGTGGTGCTCACCGGCGTGGTGGGCTCGCGCGTGGGCAGCGAGTTCCTGCCCGAGCTGGACGAGGGCGACATCAACGTCTTCGTGGAGATGCCCGCGAGCATCTCCCTGGCCAGGGGCGCGGACATCCTCCTGGAGGTGCGCAAGCGCCTCCTGGACTTCCCCGAGGTGAAGGAGGTGCTCGTCGAGCAGGGGCGCCCGGAGGACGGCACCGACAACGAGTCCGTCAACATGGGGAAGACCTTCGTGCGCTTCACGCCGACGGAGACGTGGCGGGACGGCTGGGACAAGGAGCGGCTGGTGCGCGAGATGCGCGCGTCGCTGCTGGAGATTCCCGGCGTGAGCTTCAACTTCTCGCAGCCCATCAAGGACAGCGTGGAGGAGGCCATCAGCGGCGTGCGCGGGAAGGTGGTGCTCAAGGTCTTCGGCACGGACCTGGAGGCCATGCGCGGCACGCTGGAGAAGGCCGTCACCGCGCTGCAGGACGTGGAGGGCGTGGTCGACCTGGGGCTGTATCGCGACTCGAGCGTGCCGCAGCTCCAGGTGGTGCTGGACCGGCAGGCGCTCGCCCGGGTGGGCGTGGACGTGTCCACGGCGCAGGACCTGGTCGAGACGGCGCTGGGCGGCAAGGTGGTGACGGAGCTGTGGGAGCAGGAGCGCCCCGTGCCCGTGCGCGTGCTGCTGCCCGGCACCGAGAAGGAGGACGAGTCGCGCATCGGCGACATCCTCGTGCCCACCTCGGGCGGTGGACACGTGCCGCTGCGCGAGGTGGCGCGGCTGGAGAAGGCGCTGGGCCGCGCGAGCATCAACCGCGAGGCGAACAGCCGCACGCTGGCGCTGAAGTTCAACGTCGAGGGACGGGACATGGGCTCGACGATTCAGGAGGCCATGGCCACGGTGGAGCGTGAGGTGACGATTCCCGAGGGCATGTTCTTCAAGTGGGGCGGCGAGTTCGAGAACCAGGAGCGCGCGCTCGGACGGCTGGCGGTCATCGTGCCGCTGTCCTTCCTGGTGGTGTTCGCGCTCCTGTACGCGGCGCTGGGCTCCATGCGCAGCGCGGGCGCGGTGCTCGCGGGCGCACCCTTCGCCATGTGCGGCGGCGTGCTGGCGCTGGCGCTCACGGGAATTCCGCTGTCCGTCAGCGCGGCGGTGGGGTTCATCACCCTGCTGGGCCAGGTGTGCCTCGCGTCGCTGCTGGTGGTGAGCGCGGTGGATGACCGGCGGAAGCTGGGCGAAGCGCTGGAGACGGCGCTCCCGCGCGGCGCGGCGAGCCGGTTCCGCGCGGTGTTGATGACGGCGCTGCTCGCGATGCTGGGGTTGATGCCGGCGGCGCTCTCCAGCGGCGCGGGGAGCGAGACGCAGCGCCCGTTCGCCATCGTCATCATCGGCGGACTGGTGACGGCGGTGCTGGTGTCGCTGTTCGCGCTGCCCGCGTTCTACTCGGTCATCGTGGGGAACCGGAGCCCCACCGCCGCCTCGGAGGAAGAGGAGGAGGACGCGGGGGCCTCGGGCTTGACGCACGTGGTGCCGGCCGCCAGCCATGAAGCGGGCAAGGCCGAGGGGGTGGCGGCATGA
- a CDS encoding TolC family protein: MRRLVSMWGLCWALTSVGARAEEPAAVVPPEVITLPQALELLSKDSPWMAAEKARVDVARTERIAAGILPNPSFNYGGQRLLHGANTGSSMSHQFTVEQPLLLFGQRGVRRELAERSVAAEKARVTASLAERELSVREAFASLLSSQEALRLLEETSVDLGRVEKVVKGRAAAGDSSRYDVERIEVEGRTLEVEVLNAKASVDDAAGRLAALLGRPGWSPRAAGTLGATGALPELGRLWEASVQHRPSLVAARQRQSVARGGLAVAKRERMPVPSLEAGAVVTRREDSTMGYLGLSLPMPLFDRNQGAIARASAEVDAETRTLDAEVAEARAELSRAHAVLAGRHRALATLERDVVERLPTLRRMAEDAYREGRGSILELLDAFRSLKDLRLQHLEQREAVQQAEAAVLFASGLETLTQAP, encoded by the coding sequence ATGAGGCGCCTCGTGTCGATGTGGGGTTTGTGCTGGGCGCTGACGTCGGTGGGGGCCCGCGCGGAGGAGCCCGCCGCCGTCGTGCCACCCGAGGTCATCACCCTGCCCCAGGCCCTGGAGCTGTTGTCCAAGGACAGCCCGTGGATGGCGGCGGAGAAGGCCCGCGTGGACGTGGCGCGGACGGAGCGCATCGCGGCGGGCATCCTGCCCAACCCGTCGTTCAACTACGGCGGGCAGCGGCTGCTGCACGGGGCCAACACGGGCTCGTCGATGTCGCATCAGTTCACGGTGGAGCAGCCGCTGTTGCTCTTCGGGCAGCGCGGCGTTCGACGGGAGCTCGCCGAGCGGAGCGTGGCGGCGGAGAAGGCCCGGGTGACGGCGTCGCTCGCGGAGCGGGAGCTCTCCGTTCGCGAGGCCTTCGCGTCCCTGCTCTCCAGCCAGGAGGCGCTGCGGTTGCTCGAGGAGACCTCCGTGGACCTGGGGCGCGTGGAGAAGGTGGTGAAGGGTCGCGCCGCCGCGGGTGACTCCAGCCGGTACGACGTGGAGCGCATCGAGGTGGAGGGACGCACGTTGGAGGTCGAGGTCCTCAACGCGAAGGCCAGCGTCGACGACGCCGCGGGCCGGCTGGCGGCGCTCCTCGGTCGACCAGGCTGGAGCCCACGGGCCGCGGGGACGCTGGGAGCCACGGGGGCTCTTCCGGAGCTGGGCCGGCTGTGGGAGGCGAGCGTGCAACATCGGCCGTCGCTCGTGGCGGCGCGGCAGCGGCAATCCGTGGCTCGGGGTGGGCTCGCGGTGGCGAAGCGGGAGCGGATGCCGGTGCCCTCGCTCGAGGCGGGCGCGGTGGTGACGCGGCGGGAGGACAGCACGATGGGGTATCTCGGGCTGTCGCTGCCGATGCCGCTGTTCGACCGGAACCAGGGCGCCATCGCTCGTGCCTCGGCGGAGGTGGACGCGGAGACCCGGACGCTGGACGCGGAGGTCGCCGAAGCCCGGGCGGAGCTTTCCCGCGCGCACGCGGTGCTGGCGGGCAGGCATCGCGCCCTGGCCACGCTGGAGCGGGACGTGGTGGAGCGCCTGCCCACGTTGCGGCGCATGGCCGAGGACGCGTACCGCGAAGGACGCGGGAGCATCCTGGAGTTGCTCGACGCGTTCCGCTCGCTGAAGGACCTGCGGCTGCAGCACCTGGAGCAACGTGAGGCGGTGCAGCAAGCGGAGGCGGCCGTGCTCTTCGCCTCGGGGCTGGAGACGCTGACCCAGGCGCCTTGA
- a CDS encoding tetratricopeptide repeat protein: MDCKHASLRPTPEQDASFAAEALFAGELPHAAYHVGCALSSDVTRPEWLELLRRIKQDAGPDPLRIVPLQGRVSFATVAVRAWMLHEEGQAAQAVDLLSQGVHAKRDTDFVRWGLPWLEAQGVAEQAPIEPTLSLLSVTLTRLAPTDPSVPPRVLQVLERLATRHPTHSAVAWLRGTLLHRLGRLDEALGVATEAHATIPNWLTAMLLATIHRARGDVTLALEAYQAALRHDATQNATRLDIADMLREEERFDEALNWYQAALSHDPASTWAQAAMAALQFREHPQRDALERLLSVADTMPGPSRESRLVASSTRELTPWVDYLPQRIDAGIHALRQMSLQPPAASGNTPPKVKLSTQWLEAPSVQLAWELHREWRGFPCVVDVVVQQVQRPDPRQPIEPVEFTLWSYTDTRPSRAVTPPPEEVGTALAELASVPFQREDWWREAARTSRALSAHEPEAIARAMVHPPPPRGSHSTWAWLQRIQLASAFVIATREEAWLDSRRRTLLLALAKGPMDWTVEAALVTLAHVARTTPEARAEVRALFQSLDQHTQDYASYEYALLCAWLQLPELSDVERAGLEERRRHIESQV, encoded by the coding sequence ATGGACTGCAAACACGCCTCACTTCGACCCACGCCGGAGCAGGACGCCTCTTTCGCCGCGGAGGCGCTCTTCGCGGGCGAGCTCCCCCACGCGGCCTACCATGTGGGCTGCGCGCTGAGCTCGGACGTCACCCGCCCCGAATGGTTGGAGCTGCTGCGGCGCATCAAGCAGGACGCGGGCCCCGACCCGTTGCGAATCGTCCCCCTGCAGGGCCGGGTGTCCTTCGCCACCGTTGCGGTGCGCGCGTGGATGCTCCACGAGGAAGGTCAGGCCGCCCAGGCCGTCGATTTGCTCTCGCAGGGGGTCCACGCGAAGCGCGACACGGACTTCGTGCGCTGGGGCCTCCCCTGGCTGGAGGCCCAGGGTGTCGCCGAGCAGGCCCCCATCGAGCCCACCCTGAGCCTGCTGAGCGTCACCCTCACGAGGCTGGCGCCCACCGACCCGAGCGTCCCCCCTCGGGTGCTTCAGGTGCTGGAACGCCTCGCGACCCGGCATCCCACCCACTCGGCCGTGGCGTGGCTGCGCGGCACCCTGCTCCATCGTCTCGGTCGGCTGGATGAGGCGCTCGGCGTGGCCACCGAGGCCCATGCCACCATTCCGAACTGGCTCACGGCCATGCTCCTGGCCACCATCCACCGCGCACGAGGTGACGTGACGCTCGCGCTCGAGGCCTATCAGGCGGCGCTGCGCCACGACGCCACCCAGAACGCCACGCGGCTGGACATCGCGGACATGCTGCGTGAAGAGGAACGCTTCGACGAAGCGCTCAACTGGTATCAGGCGGCGCTGAGCCATGACCCGGCCAGCACCTGGGCGCAGGCCGCCATGGCCGCCCTCCAGTTCCGCGAGCACCCGCAGCGCGACGCCCTGGAGCGCCTGCTGTCGGTGGCGGACACGATGCCGGGCCCCTCGCGCGAGAGCCGGCTCGTGGCCTCCAGCACGCGTGAGCTCACGCCGTGGGTGGACTACCTGCCCCAGCGAATCGACGCGGGCATCCACGCCCTGCGGCAGATGAGCCTCCAGCCTCCCGCGGCGTCAGGGAACACACCGCCGAAGGTGAAGCTCTCCACCCAGTGGCTCGAAGCGCCCAGCGTCCAGTTGGCGTGGGAGCTCCATCGCGAGTGGCGCGGCTTTCCCTGCGTCGTCGACGTCGTCGTCCAGCAGGTGCAGCGGCCCGACCCGCGCCAGCCCATCGAGCCGGTGGAGTTCACGCTGTGGAGCTACACGGACACACGGCCGAGCCGCGCGGTCACGCCACCTCCCGAGGAGGTGGGCACGGCGCTCGCGGAGCTGGCCAGCGTGCCCTTCCAGCGCGAGGACTGGTGGCGTGAGGCGGCACGGACGTCCCGCGCGTTGAGCGCCCACGAGCCCGAGGCCATCGCCCGGGCCATGGTGCATCCACCGCCGCCGCGAGGAAGCCACTCCACCTGGGCGTGGCTGCAGCGCATCCAGCTGGCCAGTGCCTTCGTCATCGCGACCCGCGAGGAAGCCTGGCTCGACTCACGGCGACGCACGCTCCTGCTCGCCCTGGCGAAGGGCCCCATGGACTGGACGGTGGAGGCCGCGCTCGTGACGCTGGCCCACGTGGCACGCACGACGCCCGAGGCCCGCGCCGAGGTCCGCGCCCTCTTCCAGTCCCTGGACCAGCACACCCAGGACTACGCCAGCTACGAGTACGCCCTGCTCTGCGCCTGGCTCCAGTTGCCCGAGCTGTCCGACGTCGAGCGCGCGGGCCTGGAGGAGCGCCGCAGGCACATCGAGTCCCAGGTCTGA